One window from the genome of Rubinisphaera margarita encodes:
- a CDS encoding ankyrin repeat domain-containing protein, translating to MKKLERSLYALAAVGVIIVIAVNVHFYRVRQYQDYLRSLGLHQAAIHHPELIPEILKLGADINALNKEGYTALHLAATFKKIESVETLLKLGADPDVKCHKDRINPTVLHRATFTLNDAKQVRMTILLLEAGADPNVVTSEIETPLLRLAGTSHSFSVSVAQELISAGADVNIADSRGMTPLQYAVARRNPQLADVLLQAGADPEQRNDAGFRAIDQLNLVPNPEAMQKIFEKHGADSVRRPELFTKYRKEK from the coding sequence ATGAAGAAGCTGGAACGGTCTCTGTATGCTCTGGCAGCCGTGGGTGTGATCATCGTGATTGCCGTCAACGTCCATTTTTATCGCGTCCGGCAGTATCAGGACTATCTCCGCTCGCTGGGCCTCCATCAGGCTGCAATCCACCATCCGGAACTCATTCCCGAAATTCTCAAACTGGGGGCGGATATCAACGCGTTGAATAAGGAGGGCTACACGGCCCTCCACCTCGCGGCGACCTTCAAGAAAATTGAGTCCGTTGAAACCCTGTTGAAGCTCGGCGCAGATCCAGACGTCAAATGTCATAAGGACAGGATCAATCCGACGGTGCTTCATCGGGCCACGTTCACGTTGAATGATGCCAAGCAGGTCAGGATGACAATCCTGCTGTTGGAGGCCGGAGCTGATCCCAACGTCGTGACTTCGGAAATCGAAACACCGTTGTTGCGACTGGCCGGAACATCACATTCGTTTTCTGTCTCCGTAGCGCAGGAATTGATTAGTGCCGGTGCCGACGTCAACATCGCTGACTCAAGAGGGATGACTCCCTTACAATACGCCGTGGCCAGGAGAAATCCTCAGTTGGCGGACGTGCTATTGCAGGCCGGTGCCGATCCCGAACAACGGAACGACGCCGGCTTCCGAGCCATCGACCAGCTCAATTTGGTGCCGAACCCGGAAGCCATGCAGAAAATCTTTGAAAAGCACGGTGCCGATTCCGTAAGACGCCCCGAGTTGTTCACGAAGTATCGGAAAGAAAAGTAG
- the guaA gene encoding glutamine-hydrolyzing GMP synthase, which translates to MTGTETQPGDHVELDTVPVDEEVVLVFDFGSQTAQLIARRVREQNVFCQIVRHDLSAERVKELNPKGIIFSGGPASVYGDGAPQPDPAIFDLDIPMLGICYGMQVLCRYLGSDVIPGNSREFGRTTCRVHEPNEFFAKLPEELTVWMSHGDQVDNLDSQFISLAATSSCPYAAVKHRSRPIFGLQFHPEVTHTDFGGQLLSNFVRRVCGCHGTWRISSLIDREIDSIRERVGKSRVICGLSGGVDSSVVAALLYRALGSQLSCIFVDNGMLRKGEAEAVRSQFQEHFKTDLHVVDARQRFLGELAGVTDPQQKRKIIGKVFIDVFRSEAESIEDARFLAQGTLYPDVIESGANADGPAETIKSHHNVGGLPEELGFELIEPLRDLFKDEVRKMGLELGLPEKLIWRHPFPGPGLAVRCLGEITEDRLKILREADAIVLEELQNAGWYRKVQQAFAVLLPIQTVGVMGDGRTYEYVLAVRAVSTDDFMTADWSQLPHDLLGKISTRITNSVRGVNRVVYDISSKPPSTIEWE; encoded by the coding sequence ATGACAGGTACGGAGACTCAGCCCGGCGATCACGTCGAACTCGATACTGTTCCCGTGGATGAAGAAGTCGTTCTCGTCTTCGATTTTGGATCGCAGACAGCTCAACTGATTGCCCGTCGCGTTCGCGAGCAGAACGTGTTCTGCCAGATCGTCCGCCACGATCTTTCCGCTGAGCGAGTGAAAGAACTGAATCCGAAAGGGATCATCTTCTCCGGGGGGCCCGCCAGTGTGTATGGCGACGGCGCTCCGCAACCCGACCCGGCGATCTTCGATCTCGACATTCCCATGCTCGGCATCTGCTATGGCATGCAGGTGCTTTGCCGATACCTGGGGAGCGATGTGATTCCCGGCAATTCGCGGGAGTTCGGTCGCACGACCTGTCGTGTGCACGAGCCGAACGAGTTCTTCGCCAAACTTCCTGAAGAGCTCACCGTCTGGATGAGCCACGGGGATCAGGTCGACAATCTGGATTCACAGTTTATCTCGCTCGCGGCGACGTCATCCTGCCCGTACGCGGCGGTCAAGCATCGCAGTCGACCGATCTTCGGCCTGCAGTTCCATCCTGAAGTGACCCACACCGATTTCGGCGGTCAGTTGCTGTCGAACTTCGTCCGTCGTGTTTGCGGCTGTCACGGCACCTGGCGGATCTCTTCGCTGATCGATCGCGAGATTGATTCGATCCGTGAACGGGTCGGCAAGTCCCGCGTCATTTGTGGGCTTTCGGGCGGGGTCGATTCGTCCGTCGTGGCGGCTCTGCTGTATCGAGCTCTCGGTTCTCAGCTGTCCTGCATTTTCGTCGACAACGGAATGCTGCGAAAAGGGGAAGCCGAAGCGGTCCGGTCGCAGTTTCAGGAACACTTCAAAACCGATCTGCACGTCGTCGATGCCCGCCAGCGGTTCCTCGGAGAACTGGCCGGCGTCACCGATCCCCAGCAGAAGCGCAAGATCATCGGCAAGGTCTTCATCGATGTCTTCCGCAGCGAAGCCGAGTCGATTGAAGATGCCCGCTTCCTGGCTCAGGGAACGCTGTATCCGGATGTGATCGAATCGGGAGCGAATGCCGACGGCCCGGCTGAGACCATCAAGTCCCACCACAACGTCGGTGGACTGCCCGAAGAACTGGGCTTCGAACTGATCGAGCCGCTGCGGGATCTGTTCAAAGACGAAGTCCGCAAAATGGGTCTCGAACTCGGCCTCCCGGAAAAATTGATCTGGCGACATCCGTTCCCAGGTCCGGGTCTGGCCGTTCGCTGCCTCGGCGAGATCACGGAAGATCGCCTGAAGATTCTCCGCGAAGCCGATGCCATCGTGCTCGAAGAACTGCAGAACGCCGGCTGGTATCGCAAAGTCCAGCAGGCCTTCGCGGTGCTCCTGCCGATTCAGACCGTCGGCGTGATGGGCGATGGTCGTACTTATGAATACGTGCTCGCCGTGCGAGCGGTCAGCACCGACGACTTCATGACAGCCGACTGGTCGCAGTTGCCACACGATCTGCTCGGCAAGATTTCGACGCGAATCACCAACAGCGTTCGCGGCGTGAACCGGGTCGTTTACGACATCAGCTCGAAACCGCCCAGCACGATTGAGTGGGAGTAA
- the nrdR gene encoding transcriptional regulator NrdR has product MICPYCRHDETKVIDSRTSAEFAIRRRRECLACNRRFTTYEKIEELPIKVIKKDGSRVPFNREKIREGLEKACYKRPVSESDIENLISQVEAEVYETFDREVPSQMIGEQVIERLRKLDQVAFVRFASVYREFKDVNDFVEELGSMLKQRSSH; this is encoded by the coding sequence ATGATTTGCCCGTACTGCCGACATGACGAAACCAAGGTGATCGACTCCCGCACGAGTGCCGAGTTCGCCATTCGTCGACGTCGCGAGTGCCTGGCCTGCAACCGACGCTTCACCACCTACGAGAAGATCGAAGAGTTGCCGATCAAGGTCATCAAGAAGGATGGCTCCCGGGTTCCGTTCAATCGCGAGAAGATTCGCGAAGGTCTCGAGAAGGCCTGCTATAAGCGCCCGGTCAGCGAAAGCGACATCGAAAACCTCATCAGCCAGGTCGAAGCCGAGGTCTATGAAACCTTCGATCGTGAGGTCCCTTCGCAAATGATCGGCGAACAGGTCATCGAGCGCCTGCGAAAGCTCGATCAGGTTGCCTTCGTCCGCTTCGCTTCAGTCTACCGCGAGTTCAAGGACGTCAACGACTTCGTCGAAGAGCTCGGCTCCATGCTCAAGCAGCGCAGCAGTCACTGA